From one Streptomyces sp. CA-210063 genomic stretch:
- a CDS encoding thiamine pyrophosphate-dependent dehydrogenase E1 component subunit alpha, which translates to MHELPAEWANTSPLPWLPSPVPVSLFPVNGEDREHARAGEYGEYREPAPESLLSAYRKMVLGRRFDEQATALARQGRLAVHPSSLGQEACQVGAALALRPTDWLFPTYRDCVALVSRGIDPVEALTLLRGDGHCGYDPVRHRTAPQCTPLATHAAHATGLAHGERLKGTDTVALALVGDGATSEGDFHEALGLAGVLRAPVVFLVQNNRYAISVPLSAQSAAPSLAYKGVGYGVRSEQVDGNDVAAVLAVLGTAIEDARAGGGPWLVEAHTYRMAPHTSADDPSRYRPAEEVEHWRGRDPIDRLEAGLRDRGLLTGEDVMAAAAAAEAYAADLRTRLAEDPTLDPLGLFDHVFSAPTPQLTEQRAALRAELKGR; encoded by the coding sequence ATGCATGAACTCCCGGCGGAGTGGGCAAATACTTCTCCATTGCCATGGCTGCCGTCGCCGGTTCCGGTTTCCCTCTTCCCGGTGAATGGTGAAGACCGGGAACACGCGCGCGCCGGAGAATACGGCGAATATCGCGAGCCCGCGCCCGAGTCGCTGCTCTCCGCCTACCGGAAAATGGTGCTCGGGCGCCGCTTCGACGAGCAGGCGACCGCGCTCGCCCGACAGGGCCGGCTCGCGGTCCACCCCTCCAGCCTCGGCCAGGAGGCATGCCAGGTGGGCGCCGCGCTCGCACTCCGCCCGACGGACTGGCTGTTCCCCACCTACCGCGACTGCGTCGCCCTGGTCAGCCGGGGCATCGACCCGGTCGAGGCGCTCACCCTGTTGCGCGGTGACGGCCACTGCGGCTACGACCCCGTACGGCACCGCACCGCGCCCCAGTGCACCCCGCTGGCCACACACGCCGCGCACGCCACCGGGCTCGCCCACGGCGAGCGCCTCAAGGGCACGGACACGGTCGCCCTCGCACTGGTCGGCGACGGGGCCACCAGTGAGGGGGACTTCCACGAGGCGCTGGGCCTCGCGGGCGTCCTGCGGGCACCCGTCGTCTTCCTCGTACAGAACAACCGTTACGCCATCTCCGTCCCGCTCTCCGCCCAGAGCGCCGCACCGAGCCTGGCGTACAAGGGCGTCGGCTACGGCGTCCGCTCGGAACAGGTGGACGGCAACGACGTGGCGGCCGTACTCGCCGTCCTGGGCACGGCGATCGAGGACGCGCGCGCGGGCGGCGGCCCCTGGCTGGTCGAGGCGCACACCTACCGCATGGCCCCGCACACGAGCGCCGACGACCCGTCCCGCTACCGGCCGGCCGAGGAGGTCGAGCACTGGCGGGGCCGCGACCCGATCGACCGGCTGGAGGCCGGGCTGCGCGACCGGGGCCTGCTCACCGGGGAAGACGTCATGGCCGCCGCCGCGGCGGCCGAGGCGTACGCGGCCGACCTGCGCACCCGGCTCGCCGAGGACCCCACCCTCGACCCGCTCGGCCTGTTCGACCACGTGTTCAGTGCCCCGACCCCTCAACTGACCGAGCAGCGCGCGGCTCTGCGCGCCGAGCTGAAGGGCCGCTGA
- a CDS encoding cysteate synthase: MLDCTEPHEPALLRTEYAMHDGTSAYDGSSARDGSSARDGSSAPDGFTAPDGFTAPDGFTGSAGHTVTGLFRHARLLPVARTFTGVPGPVVYHADRLGRRIGLSRLCVAFNGYWPERGAGLPTCTFKDLEAYTVLGRLPDDPPVLVIPSAGNTAAAFAWAASRRQVPCLIVVPAPALDGMRFPGPLDPCVRIVVLDGLATYSDAIECADLLARLPGHRAEGGCRNVGRRDGLGSVMLAAAEALGRLPRTYVQAVGSGTGAIGAHETAGRIRTDDEPLPRLLMCQNAPFAPLFEAWHSGGRAPAHREHEPLARELTNRRPPFTVRGGVREVLTESGGDVLCADNVATLAAMALFEETEGIDIEPGAGVALAALADAVRAGRVERDELVLLNITGGGRARQAGDLPLVPAEPWLRVPWPADGDGPRAVADQVGRLLSYVPAPTGAGR, from the coding sequence ATGCTCGACTGCACCGAGCCGCACGAACCGGCGCTCCTACGGACCGAGTACGCGATGCACGACGGGACCTCTGCGTATGACGGGTCCTCTGCTCGTGACGGGTCCTCCGCTCGTGACGGGTCCTCCGCTCCTGACGGGTTCACCGCTCCTGACGGGTTCACCGCTCCTGACGGGTTCACCGGCAGCGCCGGACACACCGTCACCGGACTGTTCCGGCACGCCCGGTTGCTCCCCGTGGCGCGGACCTTCACGGGCGTGCCCGGTCCGGTCGTGTACCACGCCGACCGGCTCGGCCGCCGGATCGGTCTCTCCCGGCTGTGTGTCGCCTTCAACGGGTACTGGCCGGAGCGCGGTGCCGGGCTGCCCACCTGCACGTTCAAGGACCTGGAGGCCTACACGGTGCTCGGTCGGCTGCCCGATGACCCGCCCGTGCTGGTGATCCCCTCGGCGGGCAACACCGCCGCCGCCTTCGCCTGGGCCGCGTCCCGCCGCCAGGTGCCGTGTCTGATCGTCGTGCCCGCGCCGGCCCTGGACGGCATGCGCTTCCCCGGCCCGCTCGACCCCTGCGTCCGTATCGTCGTCCTGGACGGCCTCGCCACCTACAGCGACGCCATCGAATGCGCCGACCTGCTGGCCCGGCTTCCCGGCCACCGGGCGGAGGGCGGCTGCCGCAACGTCGGGCGCCGTGACGGCCTCGGCAGTGTGATGCTGGCGGCGGCCGAGGCGCTCGGGCGCCTGCCCCGGACGTATGTACAGGCCGTGGGCAGCGGTACCGGAGCCATCGGCGCCCACGAGACGGCCGGCCGGATCCGGACGGACGACGAGCCGCTGCCGCGCCTGCTGATGTGCCAGAACGCGCCGTTCGCCCCGCTGTTCGAGGCCTGGCACTCCGGCGGTCGGGCTCCGGCCCATCGCGAACACGAGCCCCTGGCCCGCGAACTGACCAACCGCCGCCCGCCGTTCACCGTACGCGGCGGGGTGCGCGAGGTGCTCACCGAGAGCGGCGGCGATGTGCTGTGCGCGGACAACGTTGCCACGCTCGCCGCCATGGCCCTGTTCGAGGAGACCGAGGGCATCGACATCGAGCCCGGTGCGGGAGTCGCGCTGGCCGCCCTCGCCGACGCCGTACGCGCCGGGCGCGTCGAACGTGACGAGTTGGTCCTCCTCAACATCACCGGTGGCGGCCGGGCCCGCCAGGCCGGCGACCTGCCGCTGGTCCCGGCCGAGCCCTGGCTGCGCGTCCCGTGGCCCGCCGACGGCGACGGCCCGCGCGCGGTCGCGGACCAGGTGGGACGGCTGCTGTCGTACGTCCCCGCCCCCACGGGTGCGGGCCGTTGA
- a CDS encoding non-ribosomal peptide synthetase, which produces MTVRPGLDPSAAQRSMWFGQRLDGGGAAYNVGEYTEIHGPVDPDLLRTAVRQVVDATETLRSRFAADDDGVRLFVDADTEGRGPGGILPVVDAGGADAAREWMAGDFATPFDLDRGPLFRYALLRLAGDHWIWYQAYHHIAVDGFSCSLIARRVADAYTALVAGTPHSPPPAPLAPLLAADEAHRTSERYQRDRAHWTRALADRPDPVGLTARPPHVAGRFLRRTGHLPEPAGDLVHSAAERAGTRWSRVVLAATAAYLHRLTGARDIVLGLAVTARESETELSTPGMASNVLPLRLSVRPDTPAVDLVRQAARATRDLLAHQRHRGEELCRELDWPQGGRRFFGPVVNIMAFGPELRFGGHPTTRHNLSTGPVEDLAVNVYDRADGEGIRVDLDASPEHYTDAELTAHHRRFVRFLEQFAAAAVGPGTVVGRVELVLPWEGALLDGPVPVASGRSVPDLFAARATADPDAVAVVHGDRTTGRGELNTRANRLAHRLLRLGVRPEDRVAVLTHRSDELIVALLAVLKAGGAYVGLDPRAPAARTRRILAETGATVLLTNGSDGTDNADSSDDTYDGLTVLPCADPSLAAEPESDPEIPLHPDQLAYVSYTSGSTGTPKGVAVTHRDITALTADSAFGGGAHARVLVHSPTAFDASTYEMWVPLLNGGTAVVAGPDEGMDAAAVARLTARHGLTALWLTAGLFRLAAEQDPGCFAGLRQVWAGGEAVPASAVRRVLAACPGLTVTNGYGPTESTTFATSRPCADAAEVPDALPIGRPLDGMRAHVLDGALRPVPRGTVGELYVAGPGVARGYLGRPDATAERFTADPYGPPGARMYRTGDQVRLNGNGELEFHGRADGQVKLRGFRVEPGEIETALAAHPEVAQAVALVREDRPGDRRLVAYAVPVEGTTPHQDALRAHLADQLPAFMVPTAVVRLERLPLTANGKLDRAALPAPEAMAAGTRSPRTPEEEALCGLFADVLGLPGTGPDDSFFALGGHSLLALRLIGRIRDTLGADLTLRDVFGAPTPAALAGLVGRGTVARPASRTWSPGAVPDEAPLSSAQRRLWFLDRLEESGAAYHIPLAVRLTGAALDRNALSAALADLVTRHEILRTVYPDVDGTPHQRLLEPAAARPGLRVERVVEAEVLVRLAELAGLEFRLAEDIPFRAHLLVLGPEDHVLLLVLHHMAADGRSLEPLVRDLATAYRARREHRDPVWAPLPVQYADFAVRQRELLLDSDVMERQVTYWSGALAGLPDELALPTDRPRPARATHRGGDIPVRLDAALHRRLRHLAGETGTTVFMVVQAGLAALLTRLGAGTDIPLGTPVAGRADEKLDDLVGCFLNTVVLRTDTSGAPTFRELLVRVRETDLAAFAHQDLPFEQLVEALNPPRSLARHPLFQVMLAFRPGTTEPHLDLPGLTAHALAVETGTTKIDLTFNLGERRAPDGSPDGIEGILQYSADLFDRGTAEALAARLERLLRAAVDAPDRPVGVLDILGPDERRRLLVEFNDTAREVPETTFPRLFEVCAAKTPDAVAVTDARTALTYRQLNAWADRLARVLASYGAGRGTVVAFALPRSVDLAVAVLAVLKAGAAYLPLDPDHPAERTAYLLSDADPVCVIAREPMTADCPVVSPDTDAPGAMTELAEARPADPAYLIYTSGTTGRPKGVVVEHRNLTTYLARCAEVYPGLRGASLLHATMSFDATVTTLHGALAVGGRVHVAAVHEAGADPLPGGYTFLKATPSHLALLPALPHDISPTEEFMLGGEALVGEALRVWRRDHPGVRLINHYGPTELTVGCTDHRIEPGDDLPSGPVPIGRPMWNTRAYVLDAWLNPVPAGVVGELYVAGHQVARGYRNRPGLTAERFVADPFGPPGERVYRTGDLAVRRTDGTLELRGRADGQIKIRGLRIEPGEIEGVLTAYPAVEQAAVVVREDRPGVRRLVGYLVGSAVDGEAVRAHAARRLPDHMVPEAFVVLDGLPMTANGKLDRAALPAPEVTAGETRVAPRTPQEETLCGLFAEVLGIDRRGVGADDGFFDLGGDSIASIHLVSRALAAGLRLTPRDVFEQRTVSGLAAVAASRPAPAEGPARESAVGELPLTPALHRLRERGGPIGSFSQSVLLVTPAGADEKRLAGALQAVLDHHDALRTRLTTDGDWAAYIPPPGSVNAAGLLERVAVPDGDFGAVLAAPAAHRLRPEAGELVYAVWYDAGPERPGRLLLTVHHLAVDGVSWGILRTDLAAAWREDELPPPGTPLRHWARLLEREAHTRTAELDVWRRMLEAPDPPADTHRPDPARDVVGAMRHLTVDLPPEPTTELLTSVAAAFHAGPDDVLLSALALAFARWRHHPALLLDIERHGREEPAEGVDLSRTVGWFTSVVPARLDLTGLDLADPAQVLRSVKEQLRAVPDHGIGHGLLRHLNPETGPVLASLPAPQIGFNYLGRTARERTSDGRPADWSTAPEELPGALALGAAHDPDLPVAHGLEITAVAGDDGLRATWSWAPGRWSEDDVRALADLWREALTTLSHTGPAGGHTPSDLPLVSLSQAEIDELEAEFGSEWR; this is translated from the coding sequence ATGACCGTACGCCCCGGACTTGATCCGTCCGCCGCCCAGCGCTCGATGTGGTTCGGTCAGCGACTCGACGGGGGCGGCGCCGCCTACAACGTCGGCGAGTACACGGAGATCCATGGTCCGGTCGACCCGGATCTGCTCCGGACGGCCGTACGGCAGGTGGTCGACGCCACCGAGACGCTGCGGTCCCGGTTCGCGGCCGACGACGACGGCGTACGGCTGTTCGTCGACGCCGACACCGAGGGGAGGGGTCCCGGCGGGATCCTGCCCGTCGTCGACGCGGGCGGCGCCGATGCCGCCCGGGAGTGGATGGCCGGCGACTTCGCCACGCCCTTCGACCTCGACCGGGGCCCGCTGTTCCGGTACGCGCTGCTGCGGCTCGCCGGCGACCACTGGATCTGGTACCAGGCGTACCACCACATCGCGGTCGACGGCTTCAGCTGCTCGCTGATCGCCCGGCGGGTGGCCGACGCGTACACCGCACTCGTGGCGGGCACCCCGCACTCCCCGCCGCCCGCGCCCCTCGCCCCGCTGCTCGCCGCCGACGAGGCACACCGGACGAGCGAGCGGTATCAGCGGGACCGCGCGCACTGGACACGCGCCCTCGCCGACCGGCCCGACCCGGTGGGCCTGACCGCCCGCCCGCCGCACGTCGCCGGCCGTTTCCTGCGCCGCACCGGCCATCTCCCCGAGCCCGCCGGGGACTTGGTCCACTCCGCCGCCGAACGCGCCGGCACCCGCTGGTCCCGTGTGGTCCTCGCGGCGACCGCCGCCTATCTGCACCGGCTCACCGGCGCCCGGGACATCGTCCTCGGCCTCGCCGTCACAGCCCGGGAGAGCGAGACGGAACTCTCCACTCCGGGCATGGCGTCCAACGTGCTCCCGCTGCGGCTGTCCGTACGCCCGGACACCCCCGCCGTCGACCTCGTACGGCAGGCCGCCCGCGCCACCCGGGACCTGCTGGCGCACCAGCGTCACCGTGGCGAGGAGCTGTGCCGTGAGCTGGACTGGCCGCAGGGCGGGCGCCGCTTCTTCGGCCCGGTGGTCAACATCATGGCCTTCGGGCCGGAGTTGCGCTTCGGCGGACACCCGACCACCCGCCACAACCTCTCCACGGGGCCGGTCGAGGACCTCGCCGTCAACGTCTACGACCGCGCGGACGGCGAGGGGATACGGGTCGATCTCGACGCGAGTCCCGAGCACTACACGGACGCCGAACTGACCGCCCATCACCGGCGTTTCGTCCGCTTCCTGGAGCAGTTCGCGGCGGCGGCCGTCGGGCCCGGCACGGTCGTCGGGCGGGTGGAACTGGTGCTGCCCTGGGAAGGAGCACTGCTCGACGGGCCGGTTCCGGTCGCGAGCGGCCGCAGCGTCCCCGACCTCTTCGCGGCCCGCGCGACCGCCGATCCCGACGCCGTCGCGGTCGTCCACGGCGACCGCACCACCGGCCGCGGGGAGTTGAACACCCGCGCCAACCGGCTCGCCCACCGTCTGCTCCGGCTCGGTGTACGCCCCGAGGACCGGGTGGCGGTCCTGACGCACCGCTCCGACGAGCTGATCGTGGCATTGCTGGCCGTCCTCAAGGCAGGCGGCGCCTACGTCGGCCTCGACCCGCGCGCCCCGGCCGCCCGCACCCGACGGATCCTCGCCGAGACCGGCGCGACGGTGCTGCTGACCAACGGCTCCGACGGCACCGACAACGCCGACAGCTCCGACGACACGTACGACGGTCTCACCGTCCTCCCCTGCGCCGACCCGTCGCTCGCCGCCGAACCGGAAAGCGACCCGGAAATACCCCTGCACCCCGATCAGTTGGCGTACGTCAGCTACACCTCGGGCTCCACCGGCACCCCCAAGGGCGTCGCCGTCACCCATCGGGACATCACCGCGCTGACCGCCGACTCGGCGTTCGGCGGCGGTGCGCACGCCCGGGTCCTCGTCCATTCTCCGACCGCGTTCGACGCGTCCACGTACGAGATGTGGGTGCCGCTGCTGAACGGGGGCACCGCCGTGGTCGCCGGCCCGGACGAGGGCATGGACGCGGCCGCCGTGGCGCGGCTGACGGCACGGCACGGGCTGACGGCGCTGTGGCTGACCGCCGGGCTGTTCCGGCTCGCGGCCGAGCAGGACCCGGGCTGTTTCGCGGGCCTGCGGCAGGTGTGGGCCGGCGGCGAGGCCGTCCCCGCGTCCGCTGTGCGCCGAGTGCTGGCGGCCTGCCCCGGGCTGACCGTCACCAACGGCTACGGCCCGACCGAGAGCACCACCTTCGCCACGTCCCGCCCTTGCGCCGACGCGGCCGAGGTGCCCGACGCACTGCCCATCGGCCGCCCGCTCGACGGCATGCGCGCCCACGTCCTCGACGGTGCCCTGCGACCGGTTCCCCGCGGCACGGTCGGTGAGTTGTATGTGGCCGGCCCCGGTGTGGCCCGTGGCTACCTCGGCCGCCCCGACGCCACCGCCGAACGCTTCACCGCCGACCCGTACGGCCCGCCCGGCGCCCGTATGTACCGCACCGGCGACCAGGTCCGGCTGAACGGAAACGGCGAGCTGGAGTTCCACGGGCGCGCCGACGGCCAGGTCAAGCTGCGCGGCTTCCGCGTCGAACCCGGGGAGATCGAGACCGCCCTCGCCGCCCACCCGGAGGTCGCCCAGGCGGTCGCCCTCGTCCGCGAGGACCGCCCCGGCGACCGCCGCCTGGTCGCCTACGCCGTTCCCGTCGAGGGCACGACACCGCACCAGGACGCCCTGCGGGCCCACCTCGCCGACCAACTGCCCGCCTTTATGGTCCCCACCGCCGTCGTACGGTTGGAGCGGCTGCCGCTGACCGCCAACGGCAAGCTGGACCGGGCCGCCCTGCCCGCCCCCGAGGCCATGGCAGCCGGGACGCGCTCGCCGCGCACCCCCGAGGAGGAAGCCCTCTGCGGCCTCTTCGCGGATGTCCTCGGCCTGCCCGGCACCGGCCCGGACGACAGCTTCTTCGCCCTCGGCGGCCATTCGCTGCTCGCCCTGCGTCTCATCGGCCGGATCCGCGACACGCTGGGCGCGGACCTGACGCTGCGGGACGTCTTCGGCGCGCCGACTCCGGCGGCCCTGGCCGGCCTGGTCGGCAGGGGCACCGTCGCACGGCCCGCCTCCCGGACGTGGTCGCCGGGAGCCGTCCCCGACGAGGCTCCGCTGTCCTCGGCCCAGCGTCGGCTGTGGTTCCTCGACCGGCTGGAGGAGTCCGGCGCGGCCTACCACATCCCGCTCGCCGTACGCCTCACGGGCGCCGCCCTCGACCGGAACGCCCTGAGCGCCGCACTGGCCGACCTGGTCACCCGGCACGAGATCCTGCGCACCGTCTACCCGGACGTCGACGGCACCCCGCACCAGCGGCTGCTGGAGCCGGCGGCCGCCCGTCCCGGGTTGCGCGTCGAGCGGGTCGTGGAAGCCGAAGTGCTCGTGCGGCTGGCTGAGTTGGCGGGCCTGGAGTTCCGGCTCGCCGAGGACATCCCGTTCCGTGCCCACCTCCTCGTCCTCGGCCCGGAGGACCACGTGCTGCTGCTGGTGCTGCACCACATGGCCGCCGACGGCCGGTCCCTGGAACCTCTCGTCCGCGATCTCGCCACCGCCTACCGCGCCCGGCGGGAGCACCGGGACCCCGTATGGGCGCCACTGCCGGTGCAGTACGCCGACTTCGCCGTCCGGCAGCGGGAGCTCCTGCTCGACAGCGATGTGATGGAACGTCAGGTGACTTACTGGTCAGGGGCGTTGGCGGGACTCCCCGACGAACTGGCGTTGCCCACCGACCGCCCCCGCCCGGCTCGCGCCACCCACCGGGGCGGCGACATCCCCGTACGGCTGGACGCGGCGCTGCACAGGCGGCTGCGCCACCTGGCCGGGGAGACCGGCACGACCGTGTTCATGGTCGTGCAGGCGGGGCTCGCCGCCCTGCTCACCCGGCTCGGCGCGGGCACCGACATCCCGCTCGGCACGCCGGTCGCGGGCCGCGCCGACGAGAAGCTGGACGACCTGGTCGGCTGTTTCCTCAACACCGTCGTCCTGCGCACCGACACCTCCGGCGCCCCCACCTTCCGGGAGCTGCTCGTCCGGGTCCGGGAGACCGACCTCGCGGCCTTCGCCCACCAGGACCTGCCGTTCGAGCAGTTGGTCGAGGCGCTCAACCCGCCTCGCTCACTGGCCCGGCACCCGCTGTTCCAGGTGATGCTGGCCTTCCGCCCCGGCACCACCGAACCCCACCTCGACCTGCCGGGGCTCACCGCGCACGCGCTCGCCGTGGAGACCGGCACCACCAAGATCGACCTCACCTTCAACCTCGGCGAGCGACGCGCCCCCGACGGTTCCCCGGACGGCATCGAAGGCATCCTCCAGTACAGCGCCGATCTCTTCGACCGGGGTACGGCCGAGGCCCTCGCCGCCCGCCTGGAACGGCTGTTGCGGGCCGCCGTGGACGCCCCCGACCGGCCCGTCGGCGTACTGGACATCCTCGGTCCGGACGAACGGCGGCGGCTGCTCGTCGAGTTCAACGACACCGCGCGTGAGGTGCCGGAGACGACCTTCCCCCGGCTGTTCGAGGTGTGTGCGGCGAAGACACCGGACGCGGTGGCGGTGACGGACGCCCGAACGGCCCTGACATACCGTCAACTCAATGCGTGGGCAGACCGGTTGGCGCGGGTACTGGCCTCGTACGGCGCCGGTCGGGGAACAGTCGTCGCCTTCGCGCTGCCCCGGTCCGTGGACCTCGCGGTGGCGGTGCTGGCCGTCCTCAAGGCGGGCGCGGCCTATCTGCCGCTCGACCCGGACCATCCCGCCGAGCGGACCGCGTATCTGCTGTCGGACGCCGACCCGGTGTGCGTCATCGCCCGGGAGCCTATGACCGCCGACTGCCCGGTCGTGAGCCCCGACACGGACGCGCCCGGTGCCATGACCGAGTTGGCTGAGGCACGGCCCGCCGACCCGGCCTATCTGATCTACACCTCAGGCACCACCGGGCGGCCCAAGGGCGTCGTCGTCGAACACCGCAACCTCACCACCTACCTGGCCCGTTGCGCGGAGGTGTACCCGGGTCTGCGCGGTGCCTCGCTGCTGCACGCCACCATGTCCTTCGACGCCACGGTCACGACCCTGCACGGCGCGCTCGCGGTGGGCGGCCGGGTGCACGTCGCCGCCGTCCACGAGGCGGGCGCCGACCCGCTGCCCGGCGGCTACACCTTCCTCAAGGCCACGCCCAGCCATCTGGCGCTGCTGCCCGCCCTGCCGCACGACATCTCGCCCACCGAGGAGTTCATGCTGGGCGGTGAGGCCCTCGTCGGGGAGGCCCTGCGCGTTTGGCGCCGGGACCACCCCGGCGTACGGCTGATCAACCACTACGGCCCCACCGAGCTCACCGTCGGCTGCACCGACCATCGCATCGAACCCGGCGACGACCTGCCGTCCGGGCCCGTGCCCATCGGGCGCCCCATGTGGAACACCCGGGCGTATGTGCTCGACGCCTGGCTGAACCCGGTCCCGGCCGGTGTCGTGGGCGAGCTGTACGTGGCCGGTCACCAGGTGGCCCGCGGTTACCGGAACCGGCCCGGTCTGACCGCCGAGCGGTTCGTCGCCGACCCCTTCGGACCGCCCGGGGAGCGCGTGTACCGCACCGGCGACCTGGCCGTGCGCCGCACCGACGGCACCCTGGAACTGCGCGGGCGGGCCGACGGCCAGATCAAGATCCGGGGCCTGAGGATCGAGCCCGGCGAGATCGAAGGTGTGCTCACCGCGTACCCGGCCGTCGAACAGGCCGCGGTCGTGGTGCGCGAGGACCGGCCCGGCGTCCGGCGTCTGGTCGGGTACCTCGTCGGGTCGGCGGTCGACGGCGAAGCCGTACGGGCGCATGCGGCACGGCGGTTGCCCGACCACATGGTGCCGGAGGCGTTCGTGGTGCTGGACGGCCTGCCGATGACGGCCAACGGCAAGCTGGACCGGGCCGCGCTGCCCGCACCCGAGGTCACGGCCGGTGAGACCCGCGTCGCCCCGCGCACCCCGCAGGAGGAGACCCTGTGCGGGCTGTTCGCCGAGGTGCTCGGCATCGACCGCCGAGGTGTCGGGGCCGATGACGGCTTCTTCGACCTCGGCGGCGACAGCATCGCCTCCATCCACCTGGTCAGCCGCGCGCTCGCGGCCGGGCTCCGACTGACCCCGCGTGATGTGTTCGAACAGCGCACGGTCTCCGGGCTCGCCGCGGTGGCCGCGAGCCGTCCGGCCCCGGCTGAAGGGCCCGCCCGGGAGTCGGCGGTCGGTGAACTGCCGCTCACCCCGGCCCTGCACCGGTTGCGCGAACGTGGCGGCCCCATCGGCTCGTTCAGCCAGTCGGTCCTGCTCGTCACCCCGGCCGGGGCGGACGAGAAGCGGCTGGCGGGCGCCCTCCAGGCCGTACTCGATCACCATGACGCGCTGCGGACGCGGCTGACGACCGACGGCGACTGGGCCGCGTACATCCCACCGCCCGGGAGCGTGAACGCGGCCGGACTGCTGGAGCGGGTCGCCGTACCGGACGGGGATTTCGGGGCGGTGCTCGCCGCGCCGGCAGCACACCGGCTGCGGCCGGAGGCGGGTGAACTGGTGTACGCGGTCTGGTACGACGCCGGGCCCGAGCGCCCCGGACGGCTCCTGCTGACGGTTCATCATCTGGCGGTCGACGGGGTCTCCTGGGGCATCCTCCGCACCGACCTGGCCGCCGCCTGGCGGGAGGACGAACTGCCGCCGCCCGGTACGCCGTTGAGGCACTGGGCGCGGCTGCTGGAGCGGGAGGCCCACACGCGGACGGCCGAACTGGACGTCTGGCGGCGGATGCTGGAGGCTCCCGACCCGCCGGCGGACACCCACCGGCCCGACCCGGCGCGGGACGTCGTCGGCGCCATGCGTCATCTCACCGTCGACCTCCCGCCCGAGCCGACCACCGAGCTGCTCACCTCGGTCGCCGCCGCCTTCCACGCCGGCCCCGACGACGTCCTGCTCTCCGCCCTCGCCCTCGCCTTCGCGCGGTGGCGGCATCACCCGGCACTGCTGCTGGACATCGAGCGGCACGGGCGCGAGGAACCGGCCGAGGGGGTCGATCTCTCCCGCACGGTGGGCTGGTTCACCAGTGTCGTCCCGGCCCGGCTCGACCTCACCGGCCTCGACCTCGCCGATCCCGCGCAGGTGCTGCGCAGTGTCAAGGAGCAGCTGCGCGCCGTACCCGACCACGGCATCGGCCACGGTCTGCTCCGCCACCTCAACCCGGAGACCGGCCCGGTTCTCGCCTCGCTCCCGGCACCGCAGATCGGCTTCAACTACCTGGGCCGCACGGCCCGCGAGCGGACGTCCGACGGGCGGCCGGCCGACTGGTCGACGGCCCCGGAGGAACTGCCCGGCGCGCTCGCCCTCGGAGCCGCCCACGACCCCGACCTCCCCGTCGCCCACGGTCTGGAGATCACCGCCGTGGCCGGCGACGACGGGCTGCGGGCCACCTGGTCCTGGGCCCCCGGCCGCTGGTCCGAGGACGACGTACGCGCCCTCGCCGACCTGTGGCGCGAGGCCCTGACCACCCTGAGCCACACCGGCCCGGCGGGCGGACACACCCCGTCCGACCTGCCGCTGGTGTCGCTGTCCCAAGCAGAGATCGACGAACTCGAAGCCGAGTTCGGAAGCGAGTGGAGGTAA